From Streptomyces sp. TLI_235, a single genomic window includes:
- a CDS encoding single-strand DNA-binding protein, whose amino-acid sequence MSVGETPITVVGNLTDDPELRFTPAGVAMARFTIASTPRTYDKTTGQWKDGTALFLRTTAWREIAEHAADTLTKGMRVVATGRLVQHNWQTPEGENRSMLGLDLDDIGPSLRFATAKVTKTQRTNAPNAAAAADPWNTAGPAPTATAPAGAGFTADPPF is encoded by the coding sequence GTGTCCGTGGGAGAGACCCCGATCACCGTCGTCGGCAACCTCACCGACGACCCCGAACTGCGCTTCACCCCCGCCGGGGTGGCGATGGCCCGCTTCACCATCGCCTCCACCCCGCGCACCTACGACAAGACCACCGGGCAGTGGAAGGACGGCACCGCGCTGTTCCTGCGCACCACCGCCTGGCGCGAGATCGCCGAACACGCCGCCGACACCCTGACCAAGGGCATGCGCGTGGTCGCCACCGGCCGACTCGTCCAGCACAACTGGCAGACCCCCGAGGGCGAGAACCGCTCCATGCTCGGCCTCGACCTCGACGACATCGGCCCGTCCCTGCGCTTCGCCACCGCCAAGGTCACCAAGACCCAGCGCACCAACGCCCCGAACGCCGCCGCGGCCGCGGACCCGTGGAACACCGCCGGACCCGCCCCCACCGCGACCGCCCCGGCCGGCGCCGGCTTCACCGCCGACCCGCCGTTCTAA
- a CDS encoding DNA polymerase III beta subunit-like protein (manually curated), whose protein sequence is MPALPRRHPHRRPQGPAPRRVGRRPGRPVLTLNLEEPAMSVTLTDLPTIVRQLTPHISTDETLPVLNGIYLEATGTHLYAAATDRYTFALTRRETPDTDQGAPWKALLTRADLTALRALLPTRRRAADLTLTYQPTKGADLSDGWLTVDDGTRSLRLSANAPLACCFPKWRPLFAAALAAEPQLTNEAHYSAAFLARWSKAPADRYEPLTLWSAGPGKPLLIAAGHDFLGLQMPIRHDEKPTAEALDRHDRAALRTTWADTLTTPTSGRHLTAA, encoded by the coding sequence GTGCCCGCCCTGCCACGACGCCACCCGCACCGCCGCCCGCAAGGCCCAGCACCACGCCGTGTCGGCCGCCGACCCGGACGCCCTGTTCTAACCCTGAACCTGGAGGAACCTGCCATGAGCGTCACCCTCACCGACCTGCCCACGATCGTCCGCCAGCTCACCCCGCACATCAGCACCGACGAGACCCTGCCCGTCCTGAACGGCATCTACCTGGAAGCCACCGGCACCCACCTGTACGCCGCCGCCACCGACCGCTACACCTTCGCCCTCACCCGCCGCGAAACCCCCGACACCGACCAGGGCGCCCCGTGGAAGGCGCTCCTCACCCGCGCCGACCTCACCGCCCTGCGCGCCCTGCTCCCCACCCGGCGCCGCGCCGCCGACCTCACCCTCACCTACCAGCCCACCAAGGGAGCCGACCTCTCCGACGGCTGGCTGACCGTCGACGACGGCACCCGTTCCCTGCGGCTGTCCGCGAACGCCCCGCTCGCATGCTGCTTCCCGAAGTGGCGCCCGCTGTTCGCCGCCGCCCTCGCCGCCGAGCCCCAGCTCACCAACGAAGCGCACTACAGCGCCGCCTTCCTCGCCCGCTGGTCCAAGGCCCCCGCCGACCGATACGAGCCGCTGACCCTCTGGTCCGCCGGCCCCGGCAAGCCGCTCCTCATCGCCGCCGGCCACGACTTCCTCGGCCTCCAGATGCCCATCCGCCACGACGAGAAGCCCACCGCCGAGGCCCTCGACCGCCACGACCGCGCCGCCCTGCGCACCACCTGGGCCGACACCCTCACCACCCCGACCAGCGGCCGACACCTCACCGCGGCCTGA